Within the Chloroflexota bacterium genome, the region GGAAGAACGAGGTATTTCAGTTCAGCAACGAGAATATCTTTGTCCGCATTCTGGAGAATGTTCGCGAGCGTGATACCTTTGTCATTCAGCCATTGTGCTCACCGGTTAACACCAACCTCGTCGAACTGTTGATTATGATAGACGCCCTCAAACGGGCTTCAGCCAAGCGAATTACGGCGGTCGTGCCGTACTATGGCTACGGGCGAACCGATAAGAAAGACCAGCCTCGCGTCCCCATCACCGCGAGGCTTATTGCTGACCTGCTGACTGTAGCCGGCTCGGACCGATTGCTGACCGTTGACCTGCATGCGGCGCAGATTCAGGGTTTCTTCAGCATACCGGTGGACGAGCTGACAGCTCTGAATTTACTGGCTAATTATTTTAAAGAAAGCAAATTTAATGACCTGGTGGTGGTAGCCACCGATATCGGTATCACCAAGCGGGCGCGGGACCTGGCCGAGAAACTCAACGCGCCGCTGGCCATTATGGAGAAGCGACGTTTCGGTAATGTAGGCCAGGCGGAGACACTGAACGTCATCGGTGAGGTGGAGGGCATGA harbors:
- a CDS encoding ribose-phosphate pyrophosphokinase — protein: MDELKVFTGNAHPELAKEVVNYLGIPLGKNEVFQFSNENIFVRILENVRERDTFVIQPLCSPVNTNLVELLIMIDALKRASAKRITAVVPYYGYGRTDKKDQPRVPITARLIADLLTVAGSDRLLTVDLHAAQIQGFFSIPVDELTALNLLANYFKESKFNDLVVVATDIGITKRARDLAEKLNAPLAIMEKRRFGNVGQAETLNVIGEVEGMTALTVDDEIDTAGSLVNVVETLIENGVKGVYACCTHPIFSGPAIQKIDSCPVKEVVVTNTVPVKDEKKVDKIKVLSMAPLLGEAIHRIHTGLSIGAMFE